One Gimesia aquarii DNA segment encodes these proteins:
- a CDS encoding M20 family metallopeptidase, producing the protein MASFSLDQAEIRAFYQAFSKQLEIELKELEPTLVDIRRTLHKYPEVSGEEKRTSQLISEKLNAIGLQPQIMRKDVGVTADLTLGTIAPNAPLIAIRADIDALRITDQKEVDYCSHNPGIGHLCGHDAHTAITLGVALGVNRLAEYFKNQWKGFGLRLRFIFQPAEEICLGARWLVKQGVMEDVDAIIGLHMDPEIEAGAANIRYGVMTAFCDEVQFKIHGTGGHAARPHHVDDPITTAAQLISSLYQNLPRSIDSRTPAVFTIGQIAAGQAPNVVPETAELRGSLRSTNEHARSVLHKTIEDIAQGIALSTGTRIDVLFKSPLPAVVNDSIITAAFEQSAKDVLGHQQVGQIDMPSMGGEDFSIYLNSAPGSMLRLGCARPDQEVVFLHSPYFDIDERVLAIGSRIMLQTALLLSLNPQILQKGS; encoded by the coding sequence GTGGCATCATTTTCTCTGGATCAAGCCGAAATCAGAGCCTTCTATCAAGCGTTTTCCAAACAGCTTGAAATAGAACTGAAAGAACTCGAACCGACACTCGTCGATATTCGGCGCACACTTCACAAATACCCCGAGGTCAGTGGTGAAGAGAAAAGAACATCCCAATTGATCTCGGAAAAATTAAACGCAATTGGGCTGCAACCTCAAATTATGCGCAAAGACGTAGGCGTCACCGCAGACTTGACTCTGGGTACAATTGCTCCCAATGCGCCTCTGATTGCCATTCGTGCCGACATTGATGCCTTACGAATTACAGATCAGAAAGAAGTTGATTATTGCTCTCATAACCCGGGTATCGGGCATCTCTGCGGACATGACGCTCATACCGCGATCACTTTAGGAGTGGCACTCGGAGTCAATCGACTTGCTGAATATTTCAAAAATCAATGGAAAGGCTTCGGACTTCGCCTGCGATTTATTTTTCAGCCTGCTGAAGAAATTTGCTTAGGCGCACGCTGGCTGGTCAAACAAGGGGTCATGGAAGACGTCGATGCCATTATTGGCCTGCATATGGACCCGGAAATTGAAGCGGGCGCTGCCAATATCCGCTATGGTGTCATGACAGCTTTCTGCGATGAAGTCCAATTTAAGATCCATGGCACGGGAGGTCATGCAGCGCGACCGCATCATGTTGATGATCCAATTACTACAGCCGCTCAACTCATCTCGAGCCTCTATCAGAATCTCCCCCGATCGATTGACTCGCGCACACCAGCTGTATTTACAATTGGGCAAATCGCCGCTGGACAAGCCCCCAATGTCGTTCCTGAAACTGCAGAATTGAGAGGGTCCTTGCGTTCCACCAATGAGCATGCTCGTTCCGTTTTACACAAGACGATCGAAGACATCGCTCAGGGGATTGCACTCAGCACAGGAACAAGAATTGATGTTCTCTTTAAATCCCCCCTGCCGGCAGTCGTCAATGATTCGATTATAACCGCTGCTTTTGAACAATCGGCAAAAGATGTGCTGGGGCATCAGCAAGTAGGCCAGATCGACATGCCCAGTATGGGGGGGGAAGATTTTTCGATTTATCTGAATTCGGCCCCTGGTTCGATGTTACGGTTGGGCTGTGCACGACCAGATCAGGAAGTGGTGTTTCTACATTCTCCCTATTTCGATATTGATGAACGCGTTCTTGCCATCGGCAGCCGCATCATGCTGCAGACGGCACTTCTGCTTTCACTCAATCCGCAAATTCTTCAAAAAGGTAGCTAA
- a CDS encoding YbdK family carboxylate-amine ligase, which yields MGPISFARNDYPTLGVELELQMVDAETFALSSSITELLAQLPEETAQSVKPELMQSYLEINTGICRTVSDVRDDLTGKLKDVTQAADKLGLKLFWAATHPFSSWRDQEITVNERYYELVDLMQDVARRLVTFGLHIHVGVDSGDKAVMVCDRMMRHLPLLLSLSSNSPFWENRDTGLHSNRSKIMEGLPTAGLPPAMRNWSEYTWLINHLISTGFINTIREIWWDIRPHHNFGTVEIRVCDMPANLEQVLSLTALVQCLVKSISNEIDEGAYQLQHHPMMVQQNKWRATRYGIDASLVNSDSYRLYSVLDSTTHLVDLLSDSSKQLECTTELQGIYDLIQNSGAKRQLEIMKETGDRREVVKQMIEENSLF from the coding sequence ATGGGACCAATTTCTTTTGCAAGAAATGATTACCCGACTTTGGGAGTAGAACTCGAACTCCAGATGGTGGATGCGGAAACATTTGCCCTTTCAAGTTCAATTACAGAGCTATTGGCGCAGCTTCCCGAAGAAACAGCTCAATCTGTCAAACCGGAACTAATGCAAAGTTACCTCGAAATCAACACGGGAATCTGTCGTACGGTTTCGGATGTCCGTGACGATCTGACAGGAAAGTTGAAAGATGTCACTCAAGCCGCAGACAAACTGGGGCTCAAACTGTTTTGGGCTGCCACACATCCCTTTTCTTCCTGGCGGGACCAGGAAATTACTGTCAATGAACGCTACTACGAGCTGGTCGACCTGATGCAGGATGTAGCCCGCAGGCTGGTCACCTTTGGTTTGCATATTCACGTGGGAGTCGATTCAGGCGATAAGGCCGTCATGGTCTGCGACCGTATGATGAGACACTTGCCTTTACTACTCTCGCTCTCTTCCAATTCTCCCTTCTGGGAAAATCGGGATACAGGCCTGCATTCGAATCGTTCCAAAATCATGGAAGGCTTACCCACAGCCGGACTACCTCCCGCCATGCGTAACTGGAGTGAATATACGTGGCTGATCAACCACTTAATCAGTACCGGTTTCATCAATACGATTCGTGAAATCTGGTGGGATATCCGTCCACATCATAACTTCGGTACTGTGGAAATTCGCGTTTGTGATATGCCCGCTAATCTGGAACAGGTTTTATCCCTGACTGCGTTAGTGCAATGTCTCGTCAAATCCATCTCCAATGAAATTGATGAAGGCGCTTATCAACTACAGCATCACCCTATGATGGTCCAGCAAAATAAATGGCGTGCCACGCGCTATGGGATTGACGCCAGCCTGGTAAATAGCGACAGTTATCGGCTCTATTCCGTACTGGATTCAACCACCCATTTGGTCGATCTTCTTTCCGATTCTTCAAAACAGCTTGAGTGTACAACCGAGTTACAAGGGATCTATGACTTGATCCAAAATTCTGGAGCCAAGCGACAATTGGAGATTATGAAAGAGACGGGGGATCGACGAGAAGTCGTCAAACAGATGATCGAAGAAAATAGCCTCTTCTGA
- a CDS encoding excinuclease ABC subunit UvrC: MSDTDNLPSDESSETEPTSESEESAAQTPQEKVRSFPTTAGVYLMKDAQGRVIYIGKAVNLKSRASSYFTQAAAVDRRTAELVTEIADIDFLDTDTEVDALLLEARLIKDIRPRFNSELKDDKTFPYLEITTREDFPRVEFTRKPQTKGTKLYGPFTNAKQLRGTITVLQKIFRFRNCSLDIDEGDEKWRWFRPCLLHSINQCTAPCNLRINKEDYRKDINKLKLFLDGKKDRLLNEMKKEMQAASEKKLYEKAARLRDEIQLLDSLNLRGNLEDHAQPEVFYIDPKKGMQGLKKVFQLPELPRRIEGVDIAHLQGGETVASLVQFIDGLPFKHGYKRFKIRTVKGIDDFASIREVVSRRISRLHQEGESFPDILLIDGGKGQLSAAMSAMHELGVEPPFTISLAKREEEVFVPGETEPRRLSRHSYGLRLLQYVRDESHRFAQHYHHLLRKKSHFDE, translated from the coding sequence GTGTCTGATACCGACAATCTCCCCAGCGATGAATCTTCAGAAACAGAACCAACTTCTGAGTCGGAGGAAAGTGCTGCGCAGACACCTCAGGAAAAAGTTCGCTCTTTCCCGACGACAGCTGGTGTGTATCTAATGAAAGATGCACAAGGCCGTGTTATTTATATCGGTAAAGCAGTCAACCTGAAAAGTCGCGCTTCAAGTTATTTCACGCAGGCGGCCGCCGTTGATCGTCGCACTGCGGAACTCGTTACCGAAATTGCCGACATCGATTTTCTTGATACAGATACAGAGGTCGACGCGTTACTACTGGAAGCACGCCTGATCAAAGATATTCGGCCGCGTTTCAATTCTGAACTCAAAGACGATAAAACGTTTCCTTATCTCGAAATTACGACGCGTGAAGATTTCCCGCGTGTCGAGTTCACACGCAAGCCACAAACCAAGGGAACGAAGCTGTACGGCCCCTTTACCAACGCCAAACAACTCAGAGGTACAATCACCGTTTTGCAGAAAATTTTCCGCTTCCGAAACTGTTCTCTGGACATTGACGAGGGGGACGAAAAATGGCGCTGGTTCCGCCCTTGCCTGCTACACAGTATCAACCAATGCACGGCTCCCTGTAATTTGCGCATCAATAAAGAAGACTATCGCAAAGACATTAACAAGCTGAAACTGTTTCTGGATGGCAAAAAAGACCGTCTCTTGAATGAGATGAAAAAAGAGATGCAGGCTGCCTCAGAAAAAAAACTCTATGAAAAGGCGGCCCGCTTGCGGGATGAAATTCAATTATTGGACAGCTTAAACCTGCGCGGCAACTTAGAAGATCATGCCCAGCCTGAAGTGTTTTACATCGATCCGAAAAAAGGGATGCAGGGTTTAAAAAAAGTCTTCCAACTACCAGAATTACCGCGCCGCATCGAAGGTGTGGACATTGCCCACCTGCAGGGAGGCGAAACAGTCGCCAGTCTCGTGCAGTTCATCGACGGACTGCCCTTCAAACATGGATATAAGCGTTTCAAAATTCGTACCGTTAAAGGCATCGATGATTTCGCCTCGATTCGCGAAGTCGTCAGCCGTCGCATCAGTCGACTGCATCAGGAAGGTGAAAGCTTCCCCGACATTCTGCTCATCGACGGCGGGAAAGGCCAACTGAGCGCGGCGATGTCCGCAATGCACGAACTGGGTGTGGAGCCCCCCTTTACGATTTCTCTCGCCAAACGCGAAGAAGAAGTCTTCGTCCCCGGCGAAACCGAACCCCGCCGCCTCAGCCGCCACTCATATGGCTTAAGGCTTCTGCAATACGTGCGCGACGAATCCCACCGCTTCGCCCAGCACTATCATCATCTGCTGCGAAAGAAATCGCACTTTGACGAGTGA
- a CDS encoding cyclic-phosphate processing receiver domain-containing protein, with protein MTSTIVILDDELDRLEAMNAILSEELSQYKIVMFKNAPDIIAWLQDNISSAALISLDHDLFPQSEAEPDPGTGRDVADFLATQSPVCHVIIHTTNSIAAPGMEMVLNDAGWTNSRVMPFNDLEWVTTWWIQEIIDYLK; from the coding sequence ATGACATCAACGATTGTGATTCTTGATGATGAGCTTGATCGACTGGAAGCAATGAACGCGATCCTGTCTGAAGAACTCTCGCAATACAAGATAGTTATGTTTAAAAATGCGCCTGATATCATTGCCTGGTTACAAGATAACATATCGTCTGCTGCTCTCATCAGCCTTGATCATGATCTGTTCCCACAATCCGAAGCAGAACCCGACCCTGGAACGGGGCGCGATGTTGCAGATTTCCTGGCAACACAATCGCCCGTTTGCCATGTTATTATCCATACGACAAATTCCATTGCCGCACCTGGAATGGAAATGGTACTCAATGATGCCGGCTGGACAAACTCACGTGTGATGCCATTTAATGATTTGGAATGGGTAACCACATGGTGGATTCAGGAAATCATCGACTATCTCAAATAA
- a CDS encoding endonuclease/exonuclease/phosphatase family protein encodes MTNRQPSTLPEKRSRTTWILTTLVTGISLLLFLFLTLCYRQQYDACAAVTVYPSWVWFLCGLCFAFILIRNKNKRTAISTLFIWLLFMVFFADTPLSLWRGIGSPSDIEWIDAREQQRAMRVISLNCSGRKTSVLALKQWEPDLILLQETPNKNQLTEITAELIGANGSFLAGVDASLITRGEIELIAATGNFIIGKITLPTGQELVVASLRLSPPPFRFDLWNPECWRAFRNHRMKQRAEVKGLSKVLAALPAGLPVIVGGDFNANPRDPIFAELPVSLQDAFVSAGRGWGNTIINDIPFLRIDQIWVNDSFQPVRVMADTSVDTDHRTVIADLIFK; translated from the coding sequence ATGACGAATCGCCAACCAAGCACTCTACCTGAGAAACGAAGCCGTACCACCTGGATTCTGACGACACTTGTTACAGGCATTTCTCTACTACTTTTTCTATTCCTAACACTCTGTTATCGACAACAATACGATGCGTGTGCTGCCGTCACAGTTTATCCGAGTTGGGTCTGGTTTTTATGTGGTTTGTGTTTCGCGTTTATTCTGATCAGAAACAAAAATAAGCGAACTGCGATATCGACATTATTCATCTGGCTTTTGTTTATGGTTTTCTTTGCTGATACGCCTTTGAGTCTCTGGCGAGGCATTGGGAGTCCATCAGATATCGAATGGATTGACGCCCGAGAGCAGCAACGTGCCATGCGAGTGATCTCGCTGAACTGCAGTGGGAGGAAAACATCGGTTCTCGCCTTAAAACAGTGGGAACCGGATCTGATTCTGCTGCAGGAGACGCCCAACAAAAATCAACTGACAGAAATCACCGCTGAGCTCATAGGTGCAAACGGATCTTTTTTAGCCGGCGTGGATGCGTCCCTCATCACGCGAGGAGAGATTGAACTGATCGCCGCGACAGGGAATTTTATCATTGGTAAGATTACACTCCCCACGGGCCAGGAATTGGTGGTCGCTTCTCTGCGACTCTCTCCCCCTCCATTCCGCTTTGATTTATGGAATCCGGAGTGCTGGCGCGCGTTTCGCAATCACCGTATGAAACAGCGGGCTGAAGTCAAAGGTCTTTCTAAAGTATTAGCCGCCCTGCCTGCCGGGCTTCCCGTTATTGTGGGCGGAGATTTCAATGCCAACCCTCGCGATCCGATTTTTGCAGAACTGCCAGTGTCTCTACAAGACGCCTTTGTGAGTGCAGGCCGCGGATGGGGAAATACGATAATCAACGACATCCCGTTTTTACGAATTGATCAAATCTGGGTCAACGATTCATTTCAGCCAGTACGCGTCATGGCAGACACCTCCGTTGATACTGACCATCGGACAGTGATCGCCGATCTGATTTTTAAGTAA
- a CDS encoding PQQ-binding-like beta-propeller repeat protein: MTENQQAETEANQPVEPQEDDAVSSDTKLQPLRSWPPILFLIGMLLTRFLTRAIEVNSTLMLMVAIFGPMVFGGFILLWWLFASRATVKEKIVGTAVVVLAAITTMFLIDPSMKGPAVMSITVPMGLGLFGLAAVLVSKMLSFKRTVIITACSVIGFGFSTLVRSDGMWGHYEMDLAWRWTSNAEDSFLAKNKGQSPSDLNRLTDTELDQQLIDPAWPAFRGNQRDGVLSGVTLSDKWTNEVSTPLWKIAIGPGWSSFAIAGDLLFTQEQRGDHEAIVCYDARSGNEIWKQQIQSRFYEPMGGAGPRATPTLADGQLYVMGAKGHLIRLDPKTGKIIWQQDIREVAGREPPMWGFCSSPLVVDSLAIVHAGGNGDKGVLAFDTETGDLKWSASSGDHSYSSPVLLTIAGQSVIAMLTNKELNLFNPADGTVLLNYECAVDGFRALQPQVIEDDSILIATGMGKGVQRVRVTNMDGKWAAEQVWIALGLKPDFSDYVIHEGYAYGFDGSIFLCFDLKDGKRKWKRGRYGKGQVLLLGDSGQLLVISEQGEVVLLKADPKTHTELARFQSIDGKTWNHPVLRGDQLFVRNAEQAASFRLPLAK, from the coding sequence ATGACAGAGAATCAACAAGCGGAAACAGAAGCAAATCAACCAGTCGAACCACAAGAAGATGATGCAGTATCATCTGATACTAAATTACAACCGTTACGCAGCTGGCCTCCGATTCTGTTTCTGATCGGCATGCTGCTGACACGATTCTTGACCCGCGCGATCGAAGTCAACTCGACTCTTATGTTAATGGTGGCCATTTTTGGTCCCATGGTGTTTGGTGGTTTTATTTTATTGTGGTGGTTGTTTGCCAGTCGTGCCACAGTGAAAGAGAAAATCGTGGGAACCGCAGTGGTCGTTTTGGCCGCGATCACGACGATGTTCCTGATTGACCCTTCGATGAAGGGGCCGGCTGTGATGTCAATCACCGTGCCCATGGGGCTGGGGCTGTTTGGACTTGCCGCGGTTCTGGTTTCGAAAATGCTCTCATTTAAGAGGACAGTGATTATCACTGCCTGCTCTGTCATTGGGTTTGGGTTTTCCACTTTAGTACGCAGTGATGGTATGTGGGGGCATTATGAAATGGATTTAGCATGGCGCTGGACCTCGAATGCGGAAGACAGTTTTCTGGCAAAAAATAAAGGACAGTCCCCGAGTGATTTGAATCGACTGACAGATACTGAACTCGACCAGCAACTGATTGACCCTGCGTGGCCTGCATTCCGTGGCAATCAGCGAGATGGCGTGCTTAGTGGTGTGACTCTGTCTGACAAATGGACGAATGAAGTCTCGACTCCACTCTGGAAGATCGCCATCGGTCCTGGTTGGTCCTCCTTTGCCATTGCCGGTGACCTGCTTTTCACTCAGGAGCAGCGCGGCGATCACGAAGCGATCGTTTGTTATGACGCTCGTTCCGGAAACGAAATCTGGAAGCAACAGATTCAATCTCGATTTTATGAACCGATGGGGGGCGCTGGTCCTCGTGCCACTCCCACACTTGCCGATGGGCAACTTTACGTCATGGGAGCGAAAGGGCATTTAATAAGGCTCGATCCCAAAACGGGAAAAATTATCTGGCAACAAGACATCCGTGAAGTTGCTGGTCGAGAACCACCGATGTGGGGGTTCTGCTCTTCGCCTCTTGTCGTTGATTCACTAGCCATCGTGCATGCGGGGGGTAATGGTGATAAAGGCGTTCTGGCATTCGATACTGAAACCGGTGATTTAAAGTGGTCGGCTTCGTCTGGCGATCACTCCTATAGCTCACCTGTGTTGCTCACCATTGCCGGGCAAAGTGTTATAGCGATGTTGACGAACAAAGAACTCAACCTGTTCAATCCAGCCGATGGCACTGTGCTGCTCAATTACGAATGTGCCGTTGATGGCTTTCGCGCATTACAACCTCAGGTGATTGAAGACGATTCCATCCTCATTGCGACCGGCATGGGCAAGGGCGTTCAACGAGTTCGCGTCACAAACATGGATGGTAAATGGGCGGCGGAACAAGTCTGGATTGCCCTCGGTTTGAAACCAGACTTTAGTGACTATGTGATCCATGAAGGTTACGCTTATGGATTTGACGGCAGCATTTTCTTGTGTTTCGATCTCAAAGATGGGAAACGCAAATGGAAGCGAGGCCGTTACGGAAAAGGCCAGGTTTTGTTACTTGGTGATTCCGGGCAGTTGTTAGTGATCAGTGAGCAAGGTGAAGTCGTGTTACTGAAAGCCGATCCCAAAACACATACAGAACTGGCAAGGTTTCAGTCGATCGACGGCAAAACCTGGAATCATCCCGTTTTGCGTGGCGACCAGTTATTCGTCCGCAATGCAGAACAGGCTGCCTCTTTTCGCCTGCCATTGGCAAAATGA